The DNA region CCGCTTTTTTTATCTTAAAATCACTCGCAAACCAGACTTAAATCCCGTAATTCCACTACACTTTCCCTCGATATATCCGATCAGAATTTGATGCGATTTTTTCTGAATTCACTCATCATTTCAACGATCTTGGCAACCATGGGATGCACCAGCACTCAACGCGCGCCCAGCTCCCTCACCACCGATGAGGAGCGCATCGTTCGCATTCAGGAAATTGACTTACAGCTTTCACAGTACTGGAATAATGATTGGCGATATAGCCAAAAGCTGTTTCAAGTCGCACCCACGATGGTGATGACATCCAGTGCCCCCTTGTTTGATCTTTCCAAAATTTCTGATCCGAAGGTTCGCTCTCAGATTCAAACCTTGATGAACGAACGATCTAACCTGCGCGAGACCCTGGGACACAAGTTTGAAAATCGTTCCTGGTCCGGTGTCGGACCGTGGTTTCAATCCACCTTCCGCCGCCCGCTGTTTGAAAAACAGGAAGTGATCAGCATTCGGGACCTGCATGAGTTCCGTCTGGACGGAAAGGCCATCAACCCGTTCCCGTTGGAGCATCGCCTTTTTGCAAACTACTCCCTGCACTTCAAAAATGAAATACCCTCCAACTCCGATGTCTTCGCCAAAGACAAGGATGATCGCGTTCGCAAGAAAAGTCTTAAAGCAAGATTGGAATGTGATGGGGATATCATTGCGCCGTCCAAGTATTTCTGGCGTGCTGATGAACGCACGCGGGTGTTTGAGTTTGACTGGTTCTACGCAAAAGAAGGTGGACAGAAAATTTCTGTGAAATTTTCCCCGATGGTTACTCAGTGTCAGTTCAGATATTACGACCCCGAGCAATCGTCCTCGTGGAGCAACGGCCTTCCGCTGACAAGCCTGAATTCACTCTCATCGGAATGGGTGGAGATGGCACAGCAGATTGATGCCTGCCCTTTGATTTCCGGTATGGGTAAAAACCCGGAAGGCTTTTTTTGGTCACAGGATTTCAACTTCAATACCTGCCCTGAAACTTTCGACAAATACACAAACCTGCGCAATCCTTTCGTGGCAATGAACCGCCGGGTGGTTTCTCTGACCGGATCGCCTTTGCTGACCAAGGACTTTGAACAAAAAAATCCCATGGCCACGTTAAACTTTTCCAAGGCGCCCCAATTTGACATCATTTGGGTGGCGTCGTTGAACTTCTCTGCTGACTTTTCAGGTATGGTCACAGCTCGCGCCATTCGCTATCATGCAGAACGCGGCACGCAGGTGCGCATTCTGGTTCCTCAAGTCACCATGACCAAAAAAGACCGCGAGATTGTAACGTGGCTGATGCGGGATCTTCCCAATGTCAAAGTTCAGTACTACAAATACACTGTCACCGACGACAAGGATGGCACTTGGTTTGACCGCTTTCATCGGGTCAACCACACCAAATTGTTGCTGGGTTACTCCTCAAAGAATCCGGCGGCGAACTTTATGATCACTGGGGGTCGCAATATTCGCGACTCTTATATCTTTCCCGAAACTCCATTCTACCGGGCTTATAAGCACTTGAAAAATTATGGCGACGGCGAAGAACCTTACATCTATTACAATGATTTTGATATCGAACTTCGCGGCACGGACATTGTAAAACACACGCTTGCCCAAATGGTGAACTTCTGGAATCGGGAGCCTGACACTCACCGCTTCCGCTCGACCAATGTGAATCTTCCGGTGCGCGCTGAAAAGGACATGATCAACCGCTTAAACACACTGCCCAAATCAAAACCGGTGGTTCGCCATATCATGTCCCTTCCGTACTTTGATGGCTACCAGCTGGAGCGTTTCTATATTGAGATGATTGAGTCCGCGCAAAAGGAAATCCTTTTGACGACTCCGTACTTCCGCCCTTCAGTGGCTATCAGTGCGGCTTTGGATCGCGCCCATGCTCGCGGAGTGAACATCAAGGTGGTCACGCGAATTCATCTGGCTGGCGACGGCACTCCGCAGATCGCAGAGGAAGTGAATAAAGAGGGCATCAATCGTCATTTAAAAAACATCATGATTTACGAATGGACCGACAACAATTCCATCATGCACGCCAAGATCCTGGTGATCGACAGCAAACTCAGCTTCCTGAGCAGCGTGAATTTGAATCGTCGCAGCTTCATTCACGATACCGAAAGTGGCGCGTTGATCCTGCATGAGCCCACAGCCCTGGATTTACGCAGAGAAGTCCTCAGCTACCTCAGCCGCAGCCGCCTGTTAACAGCCCAGGAAAAAATAGGCTGGATCAGCGGCCAACTCATCGACTGGGGCGACTCGTACTTCTAATCGCCGACCGGCTATTTCGTTTGGAACAAGTGGAGCATTTCGAACATGGCGTCCATGCCAGCAAGGGCCGTGATGTCACCGTGGTCGAAGGGTGGCGAAATTTCCACGACGTCGCAACCCACCAGGTTTGGAATTTTCAAAGCACGGAAGATGCGTTGCACTTCGTACGTTGTCAAACCACCTGGAACTGGAGTCCCGGTGCCCGGTGCACAGCTGGGATCCAGATTGTCGATGTCGTAGCTGATGTATGTTGGAGTGTCGTCGAATGTCGGTAACGTTTTCAGGAAGTCGTTAATGTTTTGATTGCGAATCTCATCAACAGTGATCACACGGATGCCGTGTTTATTCACGAAATTCAAATCATCACCGCCGGCCAAGGGACCGCGGATTCCGATTTGCACCATTTTCTTTGGATCCACCAAACCTTCTTCAACTGCATGACGTGCGAAAGCGCCGTGATGGTACTCACAACCCCAGGCCGCAGGATAGGTG from Bdellovibrio sp. GT3 includes:
- the speB gene encoding agmatinase, with translation MEYKPLSGREFPRFSAIKTFFRLPYVAIDADYEVGIFGIPYDGGVSYRPGARFAPAKVREVSALGRGFHMTRMENFFEKLKVADIGDCPTVPIDQGQTYERIEKFVGELMRLNKKFVSVGGDHSTTLPVLRALRKKYGKPLAFIHFDAHLDTYPAAWGCEYHHGAFARHAVEEGLVDPKKMVQIGIRGPLAGGDDLNFVNKHGIRVITVDEIRNQNINDFLKTLPTFDDTPTYISYDIDNLDPSCAPGTGTPVPGGLTTYEVQRIFRALKIPNLVGCDVVEISPPFDHGDITALAGMDAMFEMLHLFQTK
- a CDS encoding phospholipase D-like domain-containing protein, whose amino-acid sequence is MRFFLNSLIISTILATMGCTSTQRAPSSLTTDEERIVRIQEIDLQLSQYWNNDWRYSQKLFQVAPTMVMTSSAPLFDLSKISDPKVRSQIQTLMNERSNLRETLGHKFENRSWSGVGPWFQSTFRRPLFEKQEVISIRDLHEFRLDGKAINPFPLEHRLFANYSLHFKNEIPSNSDVFAKDKDDRVRKKSLKARLECDGDIIAPSKYFWRADERTRVFEFDWFYAKEGGQKISVKFSPMVTQCQFRYYDPEQSSSWSNGLPLTSLNSLSSEWVEMAQQIDACPLISGMGKNPEGFFWSQDFNFNTCPETFDKYTNLRNPFVAMNRRVVSLTGSPLLTKDFEQKNPMATLNFSKAPQFDIIWVASLNFSADFSGMVTARAIRYHAERGTQVRILVPQVTMTKKDREIVTWLMRDLPNVKVQYYKYTVTDDKDGTWFDRFHRVNHTKLLLGYSSKNPAANFMITGGRNIRDSYIFPETPFYRAYKHLKNYGDGEEPYIYYNDFDIELRGTDIVKHTLAQMVNFWNREPDTHRFRSTNVNLPVRAEKDMINRLNTLPKSKPVVRHIMSLPYFDGYQLERFYIEMIESAQKEILLTTPYFRPSVAISAALDRAHARGVNIKVVTRIHLAGDGTPQIAEEVNKEGINRHLKNIMIYEWTDNNSIMHAKILVIDSKLSFLSSVNLNRRSFIHDTESGALILHEPTALDLRREVLSYLSRSRLLTAQEKIGWISGQLIDWGDSYF